One Trichormus variabilis 0441 genomic window, TAAGACGTTGAGTGAAGTGTTTTTTGTTGGTGAATGATGGCAATATCAAGCTATGACGATTAGCGATCGCTCAAAACTAATTAGGGTTTCAAAGTATACTCAAGATTAAAAGGTAGCTAAAACTAAAACTGAAGAAAAAGTTATATTCAAAATATTAGGTTTTGGGAAAGACTATCAATGCACCAAATTAATTTGCAAGAAGCTGAGACTCGCCTAGCGGAACTGATTGAAGAGGTGGCTAGTGGAGAAGAGGTCATCATCACACGCAACGATGGGACATCGTTTAAAATTGTGCCGATTGGAGAAGTGAAAGCATATCCAAAGTTCGGTAGTGCTAAGGGTTTAGTGAAAATGTCAGATGATTTTGATGAGCCATTGGCAGATTTTGAGGAATACGCTCCATGAGGCTTATGCTCGACACCCATACGTTTTTGTGGTTTATTGAGGGCATTTTAAGTCTCAGTGACACAGCAAAAAACCTCATTGAAGATCAGCGAAATCAAAGGTTTTTGAGCATTGCAAGTCTTTGGGAAATATCTATCAAAGTCAGTATTGGCAAGCTAGAACTGGATATGACTTTTACTGAGTTGGTTAGACAACAGGTTTATGGTAATGCGATTGAATTGCTTGAAATACAGCCAGAACATTTAGATGAGTTAGCAAAGCTGCCTTTTTACCATAAAGATCCTTTTGATAGGCTGATGATTTCTCAATCTTTGGTAGAGAGCATAACTATAGTTACTAAAGACAGTGTGTTTGAAAGTTATCCTGTGCAGATATTATGGTGAACTATACTGCGTTTATAAAAGTTATTAGTAAGAGTTAAGACTTTTAGTATAGTTTTTTGGTTGTAAATTATATTAGTACCAAACTATGAATTTTTAGCGATCGCAATTTAGCAGATATTATTACAGAAAGCGAGTGCCTATCCATTCTCTAAGGAAGTTGAGAACGAAATGGAAGATGAATTACGTCCTGAGTACGACTTCACTCAAATGCAGGCAGGCGTTAGGGGTAAATATGTTGAAAGATATCGTACACAAACAAACTTAGTGCGTTTAGATCCCGATGTTGCCCAAGCTTTTCCCAACGATGAAGCAGTGAATAACGCATTAAGATTACTAATAGAGATTGCCCAGCGCCAGCAAACTAACACTACTGTACAGCGAACAGAATAAAATTCCTCAGTAGGAGCTGAGACTGTTCAGGTTATTGAGCATAAAGCCATCAGTGAAGTTACTCAAAGGTAGTTTGATTACGCCACAACTCATACGAAAGGTTATTACTGGAAAGCGATCGCCCTTATCATAATATTTAGTCCAATTTTGAGTAAAAATTAAAAGGATTGAAAAAGGCAATTCTTATGACTATTCGTGAAACTACCATCGCAAAATTGCAGCAACTTTCCGAGCCACTCCTGCAAGAAGTGACCGACTTCATTGATTTCGTTATCCAAAAACATCAAGTTAAAATGACTGATAGTCAGCCTGATGAAAGGCTTGATGAAAAATGGTCACAATGGTTTGAAGCTGTGGATTGTCTGGATGTATCTCCATCTGAACCAGTCAGTAACTATCAGCAACTCTTACTCAATAAGTATCGGCAACAAGGGCTAGAGTTATGACCCTGTGTGATGCAGGAGTTTTATTGTGTTTAGTTGACCGCACTCAGCCTCAGCATAATGCTTGTAAAATCGCAGTGATACGTTTGGCAAAGCCGCTCATCACAACTTGGTCATGCCTTACAGAAGCTATGTATCTTGCCCTGCATCGTGGTGGATGGCAAATGCAAAAACAGTTAGGGCAACTTCTTTTAGATAAACTGCTGACGGTTTACGAAATTCAGGAGAGTGATTACAGCCGCTTATTGGCACTGATGGAGCAATATCGCGATCGCCCAATGGACTTAGCAGATGCAACGTTGGTTTTGACGGCTGAAAAGACAGGGAATCGTCAAATTCTTACCCTTGACTCTGATTTCTTGTTTTATCGAATTGGTCATCAAGACACCTTTGAAATCATTTCACTCTGAAGCCATGAGCTTCAGTGTGGTCAGGATATCTTTACTCTTCATCAATTTAGATGGTGCGTCAACGGATGTAACGCACCCAAATAAAGATTTAAGGGACAATTAGCACCGGACAAGGGGAAAGGTTAATCACGCGAGTTGTGACGCTATCAGTAGCGCCTTCCTCGGTTAAACCTAGTCCCCGGCAACCCATGATAATTAAATCAGCACTAATCTCATCGGCAACATCGCAGATGGTAAAGGCTGGTTTGCCTTGTTTTTCCACAATTTCTGAGGAAATACCTTGCTGCGAAAATAAAGCCTGGGCATCCCTGAGCAGTTTGGCAACGGCTTCGGGAGACACCATTGGATCAGCACTAGACTCGTCTGGGGAAGATTCTTCTACCACAGACAGCAGTATTAAGCGACTGCCATATTTCTGCACAACGTTGGTGACAACATCAGCAGCTTCCCTTGCTTCTCGGCTTTGATCGATGGGAAATAAAACTGTCTTGAACATCTCTGCACCTCCGCACCCCCGACTCCGGTAAAATCTTGATGGTTCTACTTTCAAAACAATAACAAAAAGGCAATCAGGAGGGTTTGGCTGTGTCTAAAAAAACTGTGGCTAGTTTATCTGCTGCTGATATTTCTGGTAAACGCGCTTTAGTGCGTGTTGACTTTAACGTGCCTTTAGACGATCAAGGCAACATCACAGACGATACTCGCATTCGTGCGGCTCTGCCAACCATCCAAGATTTGACGCAAAAGGGCGCTAAGGTCATTCTAGCAAGCCATTTCGGTCGTCCCAAGGGTGTAGATGAGAAATTGCGTCTTACCCCAGTAGCCAAGCGGCTATCTGAGTTGTTGGGACAAGAAGTTGTCAAAACTGATGACTCAATTGGTGATGAAGTTGCGGCTAAGGTGGCGGCGCTGCAAAATGGCCAGGTTCTTTTATTAGAAAACGTCCGTTTTTATAAAGAAGAAGAGAAAAACGATCCTGAATTTGCTAAAAAATTAGCTGCTAATGCTGATTTCTACGTAAACGATGCTTTTGGTACTGCACACCGCGCTCATGCTTCTACTGAAGGTGTGACTAAATTCCTCAGTCCATCTGTGGCTGGATATTTGGTTGAGAAGGAATTGCAGTATCTCCAAAGTGCGATCGAAAATCCCCAACGTCCTTTAGCAGCCATTATCGGTGGTTCTAAGGTTTCCAGCAAAATCGGTGTGATTGAAACCCTACTAGAGAAGTGCGACAAGCTGATCATTGGTGGTGGGATGATTTTCACCTTCTACAAAGCTCGTGGTTTGAATGTGGGTAAGTCGCTGGTGGAAGAAGACAAGCTAGAACTGGCGAAGTCTTTGGAAGCTAAGGCGAAGGAACGTGGCGTTAGCTTGTTGTTACCTACAGATGTGGTATTGGCAGATAACTTTGCGCCTGATGCCAATTCTCAAACCGTCAGCATTGACAACATCCCCGATGGTTGGATGGGTTTGGATATCGGCCCTGATTCTGTCAAAGTCTTCCAAGAAGCCCTTGCAGATACCAAAACCGTAATTTGGAACGGGCCTATGGGTGTGTTTGAGTTTGATAAGTTTGCTGCTGGTACAGAAGCGATCGCTCATACACTAGCAGAGATTGGCAAAACTGGCACAACTACCATCATCGGCGGTGGTGACTCGGTAGCGGCTGTTGAAAAGGTTGGTTTGGCTGATCAAATGAGCCACATCTCCACCGGTGGCGGCGCTAGCTTAGAGTTACTCGAAGGCAAAGTACTGCCCGGTATCGCTGCTTTAGATGAAGCGTAGGTAATTAGGGAGTGGGGAATAGGGAATAGGGCTAGGGAATGGAGCGAATCACCCCAACTTCTAACCCTTCATCTCTGACCCCAACCCCTAAACTCATGTAAGGAATATATGCAGCCAAAATGGTTAGAGTGGACGCAA contains:
- a CDS encoding type II toxin-antitoxin system Phd/YefM family antitoxin, producing the protein MHQINLQEAETRLAELIEEVASGEEVIITRNDGTSFKIVPIGEVKAYPKFGSAKGLVKMSDDFDEPLADFEEYAP
- a CDS encoding type II toxin-antitoxin system VapC family toxin, translating into MLDTHTFLWFIEGILSLSDTAKNLIEDQRNQRFLSIASLWEISIKVSIGKLELDMTFTELVRQQVYGNAIELLEIQPEHLDELAKLPFYHKDPFDRLMISQSLVESITIVTKDSVFESYPVQILW
- a CDS encoding DUF2281 domain-containing protein; this encodes MTIRETTIAKLQQLSEPLLQEVTDFIDFVIQKHQVKMTDSQPDERLDEKWSQWFEAVDCLDVSPSEPVSNYQQLLLNKYRQQGLEL
- a CDS encoding type II toxin-antitoxin system VapC family toxin, translated to MTLCDAGVLLCLVDRTQPQHNACKIAVIRLAKPLITTWSCLTEAMYLALHRGGWQMQKQLGQLLLDKLLTVYEIQESDYSRLLALMEQYRDRPMDLADATLVLTAEKTGNRQILTLDSDFLFYRIGHQDTFEIISL
- a CDS encoding universal stress protein; translation: MFKTVLFPIDQSREAREAADVVTNVVQKYGSRLILLSVVEESSPDESSADPMVSPEAVAKLLRDAQALFSQQGISSEIVEKQGKPAFTICDVADEISADLIIMGCRGLGLTEEGATDSVTTRVINLSPCPVLIVP
- a CDS encoding phosphoglycerate kinase, with the translated sequence MSKKTVASLSAADISGKRALVRVDFNVPLDDQGNITDDTRIRAALPTIQDLTQKGAKVILASHFGRPKGVDEKLRLTPVAKRLSELLGQEVVKTDDSIGDEVAAKVAALQNGQVLLLENVRFYKEEEKNDPEFAKKLAANADFYVNDAFGTAHRAHASTEGVTKFLSPSVAGYLVEKELQYLQSAIENPQRPLAAIIGGSKVSSKIGVIETLLEKCDKLIIGGGMIFTFYKARGLNVGKSLVEEDKLELAKSLEAKAKERGVSLLLPTDVVLADNFAPDANSQTVSIDNIPDGWMGLDIGPDSVKVFQEALADTKTVIWNGPMGVFEFDKFAAGTEAIAHTLAEIGKTGTTTIIGGGDSVAAVEKVGLADQMSHISTGGGASLELLEGKVLPGIAALDEA